The Gossypium hirsutum isolate 1008001.06 chromosome D03, Gossypium_hirsutum_v2.1, whole genome shotgun sequence genomic interval TAAGCTAAATCTTTCAACAATGAAATAGCAGATTTCAAGCATTCCGTcggtgtacatgataattcatcgaAAACTCCCACCgtgttttctaaccaaaactcagctctctctaGATCATCTTCAACTGTACCTtagaattcttcagccccatactttcagATTTTATCAATTAGAGGCTTGCTCGTTCATACTAATTCCAAACCCTGAGGAACTATGAGGACTGGTTAGGgtacaggtgggggtggaggtcgttTAGGCATTGGATTCATTCGAACGATCTCAAAAAACCACTCGgacatcatttggaaaaaggttTTCTGAGCCTCACCTCCCCGACCCTCAGATACAGGCCTACTTCCACTAGACACTGTCCCATGAACAGAGGCTTACGCGTTACTTTCTACTTCATCAGAAtaagctcggttggatgacatatTATCTacatgaaaacacatttcaaatcgAATCAGAAGTTATCACACTAtaacaggttatataatggcatgtatttctagactcatacATGCGACGTTCAATCTAAGAACCAACCAAATAGTAGCtctgacaccactaaatgtaacaccactaCACCGTATTCATCATCGAattagggtttcagagcattaccaaacaaacaaaacatttaaatatacatctcatacatgaatataAACATATCATACAACAATCATccacatacatatcgtccctaaatcgagccctcaaggcccgagaaatacattagaaacaattcggTACCAAACTGGAAATAATTGAAAAgtataagaaaaagttagaaatatttgtcacaggggtcacacggtcgtgtgcctcccACGGTtgagagacacacccgtgtctaaaGCTGTGTAACAATCGAATTAGGGAAACATGACTGTGTCCTAGCCTATGCCCTCACCAATGTAATTCTcagagtagggtcacacggccaagtcatatgcctgtgtgccaggccgtttaactctcgaaatagcacctcacgcccatgtgctaggccatgtgtgacacatagcagtatcgccaggccgtgtgtcacacacggctgtgtcacacgcccgtgtctcaagccgtgtggacatgaatttgcccaaaatcaagtcatttccaaCACCAACACATGCATTCACCTAAAAACCTTTAGTGCATATTCTCAAAGCATCTAAACCTTACCAAATCATGCatataatgaccaattcaatacTCTCAAATCAATCAATCAATATGTCATTTCAAGGAACCTCACAAGCAAGCATCAAAgcttacctaaacatgcatattttttcatatttccatcatcaaacataattcatCTTCTAACAAATCATACCACAATTATAACAATTAGCACTTCAacataaacataccatttgagTCATACCATTCATGCATAACAAGTACTAAAATGGCACAATCCAACCaacatcaaatggtaccaaaacaacttatacatgccaaaatcatcaactacCATTCAACTAGATACCAATACAAGTccgcctatacatgccattataaccttggccaaaacataaaaaactaccgatataattgttggatagtgtgatagatctccgacgagcttccaaactaaTTGAGctttcgattatctataaaacataggaaagaaaattaCATGatcacataatgcttagtaagttcgtaaacatgaaacataacttaccattcattataaaaaattaagaacaaGCATAATGTAAgccaaccacaagcttggcacaagcctaagcaccatcatcaaatacacaagttagtgcattcatacataattcattttaattaaacaTATGATAATTGCTTTCCATGTGAAAATTTATCATTTGAATCATTTAACCTTTCCATCAACATATGCATATTACTATAAGAAAACTTACCCTTTTCAATCATtttcattgcccgttgaaccatcaagaatatcatcagatactcgggaaagctaacaagaagtgtgcttaaacatattaTCGTAACCTTTCTTTCAcatcgttgctcacacgagctgtgaaatgggcctgctcacatgagctatagGTCAGAATGTaggctacacgatgttgctcacacgagctgtggagtatccccaacaaatgcaagacctcagccatcggtaggacattcaagaccagcatccgaaacatgaaatccctaatgacatgtcatttgtatcctacgaattcctaaggttcaatagAGACTCATTAACCATCATAACATTATTTTGGATATAAATTGTGTaacattttaaatacatattaacatataattaaacgacataataatctttacatacgaacttacctcgatgattaAGGCATAGAAACGAGATCGactaatccgaggctttagcttttccctgatctaaatctgtacgtggtctatcttgatctaaataaaaaaattcagtacatttaatacttctattattGAATTcattccatatttcatatttttgcaaaattactatttccctctaatattttaacttttcacattttaatccttaaactcataaattgaaatttagacaTTTTAACCTTTTTCTTATGCTAACTGAATTATCTAGGGACCCAAATCAAtccatacaaaccatcatttcataagTTTACCATGaacttttactaattttacaaataagtccctaaatgtcattttcatcaaaaattactttacaaaacttgtttatttattaacaaGGACACATAATcaatcattaaacatcaagaatcgtGCAAGAAAATTCATGGTATAACCCttaatctttaacagttttacaaattgatccccgggctagctagattaagctacaacgatcctgaaaacataaaaatcattaaaaactaaccTCAAAACACCAACATGCAAGAGCTAGACATTTTCGAATATTTCTTCCTTCAAAATGGTGTTTTCTAACCCTAAAATTTTGGTGGAGAATATGACTAATGGATGATACCATCTTTtagttttctttaaatttaatttatttattaaattaccattttaaccttacttTATAACCAAAGAACACATTAAAatcatgcccatatttgtccactaattactcaaatggtttatttaccatttaagtcctttaatttaaaattcaatagtcatttgatcattttaactaatagaactctacttttgcaccttttactatttagtctttttcacttaattaagcatgcaaacgtcaaaatttcttaaagaatGTTTAATACGATCATACTAACatctcataaacattaaaataataataaaataataatttactcgtaagatttgtggtctcgaagtcactattttgattttactgaaaacaggttgttacaatgCAATAAACTTCCACTTAATaatattgtggacaagccaccactttTGTAGATAAACTGCCACAAAAATATCGTGGAGAAAGCCACCACTTTTGCAAATAAACTGCCACATCTTACACCTTTctcatatcccaccccatgctTGTAATATggcaaaaaaaaatcactttttcactttaaaatcaaaatttcactttGGCATGTGAGACATGCTCATTATATCACTTATCACTTAAAAGAGCataggcatgcttaacatgcaaatcacatatattcatattatatcaatatttctcATTCTATAATTCATGCGAAATTCACATAAGTCATAACatcacataacatgagaatgagatTTTCATACATTTTGTATTAATAATAATCAAGATCATACATCATACATTTCACAAAAACAATGGTTTAGATTCACTTACTTGGATATTCCATTTCGATGGGTTTTTACTTCTCTTTTTGAATACATAAAGTGTTCTTGATAAGCGCAAttttaataatactaataattctaACAAAATGAAACATAGATTCATTTTTGTTTAATGTTAAACCCACATCTGATCATAGATCCAATGTGCAACAACTCTCTAAGAACTCCTACTATTAGATCTAACCGATAGATTACCTATTCAACATCAAATGTCGATATTACGTTAACATGATTGTTTTTAAGGATGATATGATAAGTTAGTTATCAACTTCCATTAACACTTACCCTTAGATTAATCACTCAGATTAGTGATTTTGATCCCAACATTAATGATCTCCCAGGTTGGTATCGATCGACCCTTCAACGTAACATAACATAAGAGATGTTAATATAAAAAAGTAATATGTGTAATGAACTTTAAGAAAATAAGGGAAAGAATCTCCCATAAGTATGGCAAGCATGGGTTGGAAGGCAAGGGAGTTTTTAGCACATggaaaattcacaaaattaattaaaaaggtgaTGATGAGGagacttgaacctaagacctTTAGGATTTAATTAAAGCTCCTAACCACTTGGCCAAATTATTCCTTGTGTTCAATTTAACGGAGAATATTTAAAACATGGAATGTGACCTTGGCTAAGGTTTGAAGAAAAAATGCACCACATAGAAAATCAGGCGTGACCACTCTTGGTTCATTAatccaatttctactaacctagTTTTTGGGATGTGATAGGTTCCTTGAACGACTCCTCAAATCTTCAAACTCTACCTTTCCTTTTACTTATATAATTTCTTTTGACCTTACTCCAGGGTGGATTTCTTCTTCCCTCCATTTAACTTTAAAAGGGCTTCTCTGACCTACCCTCCTAATGGCCCTTCTAGAGATGTTCGCCTTGACGAATATTTTACATCTGTTTAACCCAGGGTGGACTTCTTATCTTACCATAGTCTCACAAGACTTATTGAAGTTCCCTCTATTGGGATAAGCTAATGAAGTCTCTCATCACTCAAGTGAACTAAGTCCCACTTGGTTTAAATTAATATCAATTTACATCCTTGAAACTTGCTGCATTCATGAAACCTTTCTCTTATGCATAACATGACTTTCTGTTATGGTCTGCTTGGCCTACAATACTCAACGAGCTATCATCTGTGTGGCTATCTGAGTTCATGATTTCTCTTACATATCGATTCCTTACTAAACTAGCTATTTGGCTGGTACTTTCATACTAGTTGTCCTCCAAGAGGAATAATCTTGACAGACATGTTGTCACTAGATGTATCCCTCTGTCAATGGATTCTAGCTAACCTCTTTTTACCTCATAGACTAATCATTGTACCCATAATCAATCTCTAACAAATTGTATTTCACTAGGCATCCTCTGGCAGCTCTTATTGGCAAATCCTTATCTATGTTCCTCGATTAAGCCACCTATCGCTCACATGTACACTAAGCCACCACTAGTGTGTCAACTTCTATGACTACTTCTTGATGGGTTACCATTCATATGCCCTACTaagtttcacaaccactattctaACAGTCCTCTCCCATATGTATTTCGTTCCCATTCATCGGCAGATTCTTTCAATCCGCTGGCTAACTATTTTGTATCCACACTTCTATACACCTTCAAATCCTTTTTCTTGGTTTGTAAACTTTCCCGCGATTACCGTCTTCATTGACCACCCATGTTTATTTTCTCGCCGGACCACCCATTGTTTATTGTCCTGGCGGACTCTACAAGCTGTCATAGCCAAGCTATGGTATTGCTCATTAGatccatgtttaatgtcctagcGGACTCCATTGGATGTCATaatcgagctatggtcttacacctcgTACTCCCCATGTTTACTGTCTCGACGAACTATCCCATGTTAGTGTCCCGACAGACTATCCCGTGTTCAGTTTCCTGGTAGACTATGTATGATGTCGTAGCGTCttctagctatggtcttacacaatataaaCCCATGTTTACTATCCCAATGGACTTCCAAAGGATGCCGTAgtatctttcatctatggtcttagtCCTATTTACTATTATGGCATTCTTTCATATGATGCCATAACTTCTTTCAATtgtggtcttactcatttttatGGGCAAACCAACACATGATGCCATAACATtttttagctatggtcttacccATTTTAGGCATATAGCCTCCAATCGGACCCATGGCCTAGTCATGATATTTCTTATTTACTTTTCACGTTGTATTCCATCCATTCCTCTATTTCACCAATCCTAACCTTGATGCACGAACATCATAGTGTTCCCTCTGCAAGGTTTGGAGCTTTGCACATCACACTTTGCACTCAGCAATATCGTATGGTGGTATCTAATAGAATCACTCTATTTTTCTCATTCCTAACTTCGTTCAACCCGTCATTAATCTCCATTTATGTGCTACTATTACAGCCATGCAATATATGCATTTCATAGATGAAATACCATGAAAGTATAGTTAATTCATGCTTATTGAACTAACATGACAGATATGATCTTAAACATTCTTAGCATTCCAGGGATGGTGTGCAAAAACTCACTTGATGATTCCTTGCCTCCTCAGCTTAGCTTTTTAAATGCCAAAACTTTCATTCTCCTGGCAGCTAAGAATGACAACCAATTCATAGGTTAAACTCAAGATTTTTAGAAACATTCAGAATCTCTTAAAATAGTTCTGAGAAACTTCAACTTTGTTTTTTAAATCGTACATACACCAAAGGACTTAGAACCTTACCACATCATCGAATTTTCTACTTTTCCAACTAATTCATCACGATCATTTCCCCATGTAGAGCTTTTCATGACCACTGTTTTCCCAACCAAGGAAGACGAAGAATAGGAAAGAATGAAATTAGATTGAGAAGAAGTCTCCTCAGGAAGTCATTTCTCAACTATTTATAACCCTTCTCGCATGACTTTCAACCTTATAAAATCCATTCTTTAACAATCATTATGTTTCCCACTAAAGAATCAAGTAGTTTGGACCCTACCGAACTTTATTTGGATTTCATATAAATCCTAAATTGGTTACTATTTCTCCCGATTATCCAGTAGAGACAACCAACTTTTGgcttctttcaatttaacccctcaattatttcttaatttttgagtttaaaGGAATCCGAGTGTGACAACTCTCCcatcttaaaaaaaattgtcctcgaaatttccttcCATTCCCAGTTGAAGAGGTAGACTTAAAGGGACTCTCCCTTATCATTTCCTTTTTGTGACTTAtggaaaattttcttttcatcttgtCAAGAACCTTTAACTTGGCTTTCTTCACATTTCCACTTCATACTCACTTCGCCTGACTCGCGGATCTCTTTATACTTAACGAAATGTAGATACCGAGTCATTGGTAGGCATCTGACCATTCCGACGTTAGACTTATTCTAGTCTATAACTTTCCTTAAATCCAAATTTTGGAGAATGCTCTGTAGTGAACACCTCATGTTTGACATCCTCTTGCCTCAAATTCTGGCAGACAATCCCACGACTCCTAACTTTATTTATACGCTAACCTTATCCATCTTAATTGGGAAATTTCCTTCCTGACACAAGGTAGCTAAGCTCGCCTGTGAAGTGTTTTTATTCCTAATTTAGCAAAACACTAGAGCTACTACTCTAATTCTAGAGTTCTACTCCCATAGTAGCCATGGTGTACCAATCCTACTCAAATAAGACTATCATTAAACAATCCTATGACCAGTTCTACTTTTATGTACACCCTAGAGGGTGACAGTTGGAAGATAGCCCCATTTCAGAAATCTTAAAGGATTTTTCCTTCTCCCAATGCCAACAGATGTCCTACCTGTATTGATGGTTTTAAATAGTTCCTTACTTTTCATTAAATCTTTCCATCACTTTCACGCTCTCCTACGATTATAAATAAACTAGATTGTCTAGGGGAACATCACAACCCCTCAAACATTCTACTGGATCATCTTACTTAATATTTGTCACTTCTCTTTTTCCTATCTTACTTTTCCTTATCAAATTACATTTTTGGTGTGCAGTTCCTTTGCTATTTTGACTTTAAGATTTCAAAATAATTCCCCTATCCCCTGCTTTCCTTGCCTAGTTAAATCCTTTATAAAAGGCACGAATAAGGCGATCATTTATGGTTTATAGGGACACATCCATCAATTATGACATGATAGGTTGCCCAATATCTCGGGAAATCCATTTTCCCTTCCTTGCTTCTATTCTTGGGACGAATTAGGGAAAGGGTCGACCAAGCGACACTAATAACTACCTCCTCTTCCCTTGGAGAGCGTGTTTTATCATAGGAGCATATACACCAACTCCGTTTTTGGCCAGCCTAAAATATGGAAAAGATTTGTCTCAAGAATAGAGGGAGTCTTTTTCCTTAGTCTCCTCGTCCCTCACCGGGACCTTGCTCATTGCAAATCCTTCTATAACATCGTGGAGAGACCATATTAGCATCACTCTTAACTTCGTCTCTCCCCTACTAGGGATTCACCTCCCTTCTTTAACAACCCTGGTGACTTACTTCCACTACCAGCATGATAGGAAAAATCTCTAATTACCCTTCAAAATGGAAGCAAAGCTAAGCGAGCTATACTAAAAAGGGCATTCCATTCTTAATTTTAACTGATGATATTTCTCccaaacaaagtaaaaaaaaaatcatgaattacattaaatctgaaaatgttattttattatttttattttaaaatgatttttttaaaatgattttaatatcaATTAGTCATTAGCAAACAACTACTTAAATAATATCGGATTGATACACGCACAAAGTGCCATGATAGAAACATGTCAAACATACAACGAAATTCAATAAACATTTACGACATAATCCCATTAAAACATAACAAATGATTACTAAGGCAGAAAGCACTCATTAACACAATTTAGTTAAAATCTATGAAAATAATcgtatatgtatatacacatactCATGCAAATAGTTAATCACATGCAACAATTAACAACCAGATATTAATAGAGAAATATAAAGAGAACTAAGCTAGCATGCATATTATAAGTCATAAATATATAACTGCACGACATCTTTCCACATAATAAGCAGAATATACAAACATAAAGATagctatatatttatttatttagaccTTGTTTAACGTAGAATTTTGTACTTTTTCTGTATGCAGAGATCATTATGATCTAGGTCAAAGAGATACCACTTAATCGTGGATACTTTATCAAAATCTAATgtgatttatttttctaaaataaattttatattttgagagagtttatttattttttattttttgctttcgAGATAAATTAATATTcccaataaatattaatatagttTTCATTTTGTGCAATTTATTCATGAAATCGAAGTCTATGCTAAGTAGATCTGAgttcaaaaatagaaaagaagatCGTTTTGATTGAATGTCAAGAAACGTTTTAGATTTCTTAACTCAAAGCATATGTACTAATTTAGTTTGggtgggttttaattttttttagttttttattctaCAACAAAATctattttaaactaaattttttcaacaattgatatcagagctaatttgtgtaatatatataatataagccGAACATtgaatttctctctctctctctctctctctctctcaaattttgaaaaagtcGAATGGTCTACACGAGAGCTCGAGGAATCATGCCCTAGTTGGACGTGCAACCAAGTGGTAGCTGGGGCATCAAGCCCAAGTAGGTGTGCGGCATTGTATGGGCATCAAGCTTAGCCAAGTCGACAACCAGGGCTAGAACAGCTGGCCATCGCGCGCAGTTGTGGCTAGGGCACAAAGGGCTACAATGGCCTCGTGCCCTAGCTACATGCACAACTTGTAGCAAGTGCCAAGCAGAACCGGAGGAGGTTGGGATCTCACATTTCAGTCAATTGACTTCTGTACATGTTGTCTGACTAAGGGGCCAACAAGAGAACTGGGGCATCACACCTCGGATTACCTAGCAAGCAGTGCTGGGCGTTGCGCACTGTAGGTTTCTACACTGAGCTGACGCAAGAAAATCGACAATAGTCGACAACAGTAGCCAATAAAGATGAAGATTttgttcatatttcatatttttttgttcCAAATTTTAGTTTTTGGCTTATAGGTTCTTTTGGGTAAATCCAAGATGTTTGGCTTTTACCAGAAAGACTCAAAAAATACtttgaaaaaatattataattataatttattataattattttatttttttcaatgatGAAACCACATAAACTTTTGGTTGGtggaaatagtttttttttaattttaattatgatatgttaatattatatgaaattgaatgtgattaaATCGAAAATATGttgatacatatataatttaagcAAAATACCATTTGTacttgtttttatattttaattatttatacataaaaaaaacttattttttaaatattgagtGAAAAAATTACCATAAACAAGATTTACGACATCCATTAATTGTTTCAATGTGATATATTCTAATATTGATGGAGtattcttttaaatatataaaatatttatatttgaatatattaaattaaaatacttcaAAAAGTAAAAAGTTAGGTTAACTTGGACTCCAATGCATACAAATAACCAGGAGGTGGCCGCCCCCACAAGTCACTCTATTTCCCACACCGTGATTGACGGGCAATCAATCGGACAATGCATTTTTGGAGCAATACTTAATAGTTTGATCAAACTCGTAGGACTGTATAATTGATGTACTTTTTATACCctgattttgtattttattttatattataaatacattTAGAATATAATTGATTAATTCGTGGTATAAACATTTTGATACTCATAACATTGATATTTCTTCGATGTTTTGTATTTATTAATCGCATCCTTTCCCAACATCATCGGATTTAAATCACTTTGGTCTTTGAGGGCACTTggaaattaactatctaaacccCACAGGCcaccttttccttttatttttcttttggtcACTCTCAAGATTCAACAAACAACAACTCAATtacaaaagaaaaagtaaataagaAAATTCCCGACCCCTTCCCCACCccgccaaaagaaaaaaaagttgaagTCTCCTCACATTCTTACCATTTCAAATGTATAGGCtccttatttgtttttttatagcCCCTTGAAACTAAGGGCACTGACATTCATATCTTCACTCATACAACCAAATGTTCCATGGACTGGTTTTCTTGGCTCTCAAAAACTGGCCTGGCCCCATCCTTTGTCTACGAGTACGCCCTTGCTTTCTCCCACAACGAGCTTGAAGAAGAAGATATAGTTTACTTCAACCATGAGTTTCTTCAAAGCATGGGCATCTCAATAGCTAAACATAGGCTTGAAATTCTCAAGCTCGCTAGGAAAGAGAGAGGGGTGACCCCAAGACCATTTTCAAGGCTTCTATTGGCAATCAAGAGAACCAAAAGGAGCTTAGGCAAGTACATTAGGACATGGGTTCGCCGCCAAGAACACTCGGCTCTTGTTGTGGTTAACCCAAGGAGTCGGTCCGGGTATGCTAATAAATGGAAAGGGGCAATGTTGAAGAGAAACAAGAAGCTGATGGTGGGTACACAAGGCAGGCTTTTGCTCACGAACGGGACTCCTTTGCTGGTATCGGGCACTGCTAGAGTTGAGAGCTTTTCAAGTCCTATGGTTTTCGATTACCAGAAGGAGAAAATGGATGGGGAGGATGAAGATGGATATTGGTCAACTGCTGTTGAAGACATCAGGTGGGATACTATGTTTCAGGATTTGAAACCAACTTGAAcgaattatttcatttttaaactCCTGTTGTTTTCTGTTCAAAGTTCTCCATTATGTTTGATTTCAGAGGTGAGAGATGGGATTTTTTTAGCAGTTCCCAccggttttcttttttttggtgCTTGTGGTGGGGGAAGATTGATAACTTTTATCCTTATCTTCTTGAGTGGTGTTTCAATCATTAGGTTGTCTCCCCCTGCTTTTTTAtctttgatagaaaaaaaaaagagaaagaaaaagtaggaATCAGTCACTTTGGGAAAAAGAAAGACTGAAACAGAGGTATCGAAATATGCAGAGTAAGAAGCAAGCATTGTATTGTAAATCTTTAAATGATTGTTTTATTGGGTGGTGAAAGTAGAGATACTATACTTTCAAAAATCACCTAAAATTGTACCAGAAAATCTAGAACTAGAATATGACCTGCGAtcgtttcctttttctttcttttcctccaAGTTTTCTTTTATATGACATAAGAaatattattacaaattaaattatGGGACAGACCATTTTTAAAATGGTAAAGTTAAAAAAGGGGGTGTATGGTTAGtgttagaggtgctcatgggtcgggcggcccggcccagcccgacggtccgcccaaaatatgggagggtttgggtaaaaatataggttcgaaatatgggtttgggcaaaaaaacgaggcccgtttagaaaatggaccgggcctcgggcaccactttttatGGCCCGGccccggcccggcccgatataataaatatatttattttttaatttttttaattttaaaatatttttaaaatactttttttattattttttaattttaaaatactttttaaaatttttttaaattttaaaatatttttaaaatacattttttaatttttaaaataaatttttggtatttattaaaaaatgggccgggccgggccgggcttatgattttttccCGGGCCGAGCCGGGAAAAAAATTTCAGGCACATATTTCGGTCCGGGCtgaaattttttatgggcccggcccgacccgacccatgagcacctctagttagTGTTTACCATCAAATTttgcatatatatttttcttaattttatagaaaatgataaaattattctgaaattaatatttagtattttattaaatttttttataatttaattaagttgagATTCGATTATAAGTGATATGaattaaatcaaaaaatttatatatataatgatataaaatataaataagaatttgaataataaatagaaaccatattttaaaaataatcgtataaatcaatttgattaaatcATAACTTATTTTCTTCAATTTGGCCTCTCTACATTATTGATAACTTTTACGACTAAATTATGACTCGGGG includes:
- the LOC107939002 gene encoding uncharacterized protein, with protein sequence MDWFSWLSKTGLAPSFVYEYALAFSHNELEEEDIVYFNHEFLQSMGISIAKHRLEILKLARKERGVTPRPFSRLLLAIKRTKRSLGKYIRTWVRRQEHSALVVVNPRSRSGYANKWKGAMLKRNKKLMVGTQGRLLLTNGTPLLVSGTARVESFSSPMVFDYQKEKMDGEDEDGYWSTAVEDIRWDTMFQDLKPT